One Mauremys reevesii isolate NIE-2019 linkage group 5, ASM1616193v1, whole genome shotgun sequence genomic window carries:
- the RNF175 gene encoding RING finger protein 175, with protein METSASEDACKAPWPRIYAYGDGSYSHCNLGSGTDCTGSMEAKALQVIQCWCIVGKKQTCPYCNEKVDLKRMLSNPWERTHVLYGQLLDWLRYLVAWQPAVIRIVQVINYSLGLE; from the exons ATGGAA acttcAGCATCAGAAGATGCATGCAAAGCACCATGGCCACGAATCTATGCATATGGAGATGGTTCTTATTCTCATTGCAACCTTGGTAGTGGCACAGATTGTACTGGTTCAATGGAAGCAAAGGCACTGCAGGTCATACAAT GTTGGTGCATTGTTGGCAAAAAGCAGACTTGCCCATACTGCAACGAGAAAGTTGATTTGAAGAGGATGTTAAGTAACCC GTGGGAGCGTACACATGTTTTGTATGGGCAACTGTTGGATTGGCTCCGCTATCTGGTGGCCTGGCAACCAGCTGTTATAAGAATAGTCCAAGTCATTAACTATTCGCTGGGCTTAGAATAG